The following proteins are encoded in a genomic region of Sesamum indicum cultivar Zhongzhi No. 13 linkage group LG8, S_indicum_v1.0, whole genome shotgun sequence:
- the LOC105169242 gene encoding uncharacterized protein LOC105169242 isoform X1 — MGWRGILGFEYGIVQAPLGPDISGPELVAAVANAGGLGLLRAPDWEAPDYLKQLIRKTRALTDKPFGVAVVLAFPHEENIRAILEEKVAVLQVYWGECSQDLVLQAHQAGVKIVPQVGSFEEAKKAVRVGVDAIIVQGLEAGGHVIGQDGLITLLPRVVDLVRGHKIPVIAAGGIVDERGYVAALALGAQGVALGTRFLATAESYAHPLYKRKLVELHKTEYTDVFGRARWPGAPHRVLKTPFFMDWRNLPSHENETNQPIIGRSLIHGVEKEIRRFAGTVPNATTTGDIESMVMYAGQGVGLIREILPASAVIKRLVKGAQDLIQEEFSSEKTSEEQI, encoded by the exons ATGGGTTGGAGAGGAATACTGGGATTTGAGTATGGGATAGTTCAGGCGCCGTTGGGTCCTGATATTTCGGGCCCGGAGCTGGTTGCTGCTGTTGCCAACGCTGGTGGGCTTGGTCTTCTTAGAGCCCCTGATTGG GAGGCACCAGATTATCTGAAACAACTTATAAGGAAGACCAGAGCTTTGACTGATAAACCATTCGGGGTGGCTGTTGTTCTTGCGTTTCCTCATGAGGAGAACATAAGGGCCATACTGGAAGAGAAGGTTGCAGTTTTGCAGGTTTACTGGGGTGAATGTTCACAAGATCTTGTACTTCAGGCTCATCAAGCTGGGGTCAAGATTGTACCTCAA GTTGGGAGCTTTGAAGAGGCAAAGAAAGCTGTTCGTGTGGGTGTAGATGCAATAATTGTTCAAGGACTGGAAGCGGGAGGGCATGTCATTGGTCAG GATGGCTTAATCACTTTGTTGCCAAGAGTAGTTGATCTCGTCCGTGGTCATAAAATTCCTGTAATTGCTGCTGGCGGGATAGTCGATGAGCGCGGTTACGTAGCTGCTCTGGCCCTTGGAGCACAGGGTGTTGCACTAGGCACCAG ATTCCTTGCAACAGCGGAGAGCTATGCTCACCCTCTCTACAAGAGGAAGTTGGTTGAACTACATAAAACTGAGTACACAGATGTTTTTGGCCGGGCAAGGTGGCCCGGCGCACCTCATCGTGTCCTAAAAACTCCATTTTTCATGGACTGGAGAAACCTTCCGAGTCATGAGAATGAGACCAATCAGCCCATCATTGGCCGTTCACTCATACATGGAGTG GAAAAAGAGATTCGTCGTTTTGCTGGCACTGTTCCGAATGCAACAACAACAGGTGATATTGAAAGTATGGTTATGTATGCGGGACAAGGTGTCGGCCTCATCAGGGAAATTTTACCGGCAAGTGCAGTTATAAAAAGACTGGTTAAAGGGGCTCAAGATTTGATCCAAGAAGAGTTTTCTTCTGAGAAAACCTCTGAAGAGCAGATTTAG
- the LOC105169239 gene encoding 7-deoxyloganetin glucosyltransferase-like — protein sequence MKPHAVVIPYPAQGHIAPVLRLAKLLHYRGFFITFVNTEFNHNRLVRARGPEAVKGLDDFQFKTIPDGLPPSESDATQDIPLLSQSMSKNCLAPFLDLINSLNDSPDCPNVSCIVSDGVMSFTLDAADKVNIPEVVFFTTSACGFMGYLHYGELVTRGYVPFKDESCFTNGYLDTEIDWIPGMKGIRLRDIPTFIRTTDPEDIMLNYNIVQHENASRARAIIFNTYDDLEDEVLEAIRAKFDKVYTIGPLQLLENEIYERKLTSIGSNLWKEDVECLDWLEQREDASVLYINFGSITPLTPDQMVEFAWGLSSSNQNFLWIIRPDLINGKGSVLPEGFLEETKGRGLMVGWCPQEQVLGHRAVGGFLTHCGWNSTIETISSGVPMVCWPFFAEQQTNCRYACAKWGVGVEIEGDVTRGKVEKMVRVMMEGEKGKEMRKKALEWKDKARVAAKPGGSSFTNLETLINATLLNNN from the exons ATGAAGCCTCACGCAGTAGTAATCCCATACCCAGCACAAGGCCACATCGCCCCCGTCCTCAGGCTTGCTAAACTCCTCCACTACAGAGGCTTCTTCATCACCTTCGTCAACACAGAGTTCAACCACAACCGTCTAGTTCGGGCCCGCGGCCCCGAAGCCGTCAAGGGCCTCGATGACTTCCAGTTCAAAACCATCCCAGATGGGCTGCCGCCGTCAGAATCCGATGCAACGCAGGACATCCCCCTGCTCTCCCAGTCCATGTCCAAGAACTGCTTGGCCCCCTTCTTGGACCTCATTAACAGTCTCAATGATTCACCGGATTGCCCCAATGTTAGTTGCATAGTCTCTGATGGGGTCATGAGTTTCACTCTTGATGCTGCTGACAAGGTAAATATACCTGAGGTGGTCTTTTTCACTACCAGTGCTTGTGGATTCATGGGCTATCTTCACTACGGTGAACTTGTTACCAGAGGATATGTCCCTTTTAAAG ATGAAAGTTGCTTCACCAATGGATATCTGGACACTGAAATCGATTGGATTCCAGGGATGAAAGGAATCCGTCTAAGGGACATTCCCACATTCATCAGAACGACAGATCCAGAAGACATAATGCTCAACTACAACATTGTGCAGCACGAAAATGCCTCAAGGGCCAGAGCCATCATTTTCAACACATACGACGATCTAGAAGATGAAGTTCTGGAGGCCATTCGAGCAAAATTCGACAAAGTTTACACAATCGGTCCCCTCCAACTCCTCGAAAACGAGATATACGAGCGAAAACTCACCTCAATCGGCTCAAATCTGTGGAAAGAGGACGTGGAGTGCTTGGACTGGCTAGAGCAGAGGGAAGACGCCTCAGTTCTGTACATCAACTTCGGCAGCATCACCCCTCTAACCCCCGATCAGATGGTGGAGTTCGCGTGGGGGCTTTCCAGCAGCAATCAGAATTTCTTGTGGATAATCAGGCCTGATTTGATTAACGGAAAAGGGTCAGTTCTGCCTGAAGGGTTCTTGGAGGAGACTAAAGGGAGAGGGCTGATGGTGGGGTGGTGCCCCCAGGAGCAGGTTTTGGGCCACCGGGCGGTAGGCGGATTCTTGACGCACTGCGGGTGGAACTCGACGATTGAGACGATATCTTCGGGAGTTCCAATGGTTTGCTGGCCGTTTTTCGCTGAGCAGCAGACGAATTGCCGATACGCTTGCGCGAAGTGGGGGGTTGGGGTGGAGATAGAAGGGGATGTTACGAGAGGGAAAGTGGAGAAAATGGTGAGAGTTATGATGGAAGGGGAGAAGGGGAAGGAGATGAGGAAGAAGGCGTTGGAGTGGAAGGACAAGGCTCGCGTCGCAGCTAAGCCTGGCGGCTCTTCCTTCACCAACTTGGAGACGTTGATCAATGCCACTCTCCTCAACAACAACTAg
- the LOC105169238 gene encoding uncharacterized protein LOC105169238 yields MSTATAALTSTIFGNQNPCNRRWIKISHPQVAKGGRRSFVTIAAASSTGKDKKNQQKKKNKRKEVQEEEKVPPENGETGEVSTATTTTTSVTAIKSRLDEVNPVGLGRKSRQIFDEVWRKFSGLGQISRTTRTDDDEAALLMREGGPMCEFAIPGAQNTTVLVVGATSRVGRIVVRKLMLRGYTVKALVRKAEKEVVDMLPTSVEIVTGDVGEPSTLKAAVEGCNKIIYCATARSSITGDLNRVDHLGVYNLTKAFQDYNNKLAQLRSGKSSKSKLLISKFKSEDTLNGWEVRQGTYFQDVVATKYDGGMDAKFEFTEEGDAVFSGYVFTRGGFVELSKKLSLPLGCTLDRYEGLVFSVGGNGRSYVIILEAGPLADTSQSKMYFARISTKAGFCRVRVPFSSFRPVKPEDPPLDPFLVHTLTIRFEPRRQRPVEGPVAVKQDLRSFQLILEYIKALPTGQETDFILVSCTGSGIESTRREQVLKAKKAGEDSLRRSGLGYTIIRPGPLMEEPGGQRALIFDQGNRISQGISCADVADICVKALHDSTARNKSFDVCYEYVAEPGKELYELVAHLPDKANNYLTPALSVLEKNT; encoded by the exons aTGAGTACTGCTACTGCTGCTCTCACATCCACCATTTTTGGCAACCAGAATCCATGCAACCGGAGATGGATCAAAATTTCCCACCCGCAGGTGGCGAAAGGCGGGAGACGGTCGTTCGTGACGATAGCCGCCGCCTCGTCAACCGGCAAGGACAAGAAGAAtcagcagaagaagaagaacaagcgGAAGGAGGTCCAGGAAGAGGAGAAAGTGCCGCCGGAAAATGGAGAGACGGGGGAAGTTTCTACTGCTACTACCACTACTACTTCTGTTACGGCGATCAAGAGCAGGCTTGACGAGGTGAATCCGGTGGGGCTGGGGCGGAAGTCGAGGCAAATTTTCGATGAAGTGTGGCGGAAGTTCTCAGGACTAGGGCAGATTTCGCGGACGACGCGGACCGACGACGATGAAGCGGCGCTACTGATGAGGGAAGGTGGGCCAATGTGCGAATTCGCCATTCCCGGCGCGCAGAACACCACCGTGCTTGTGGTCGGCGCCACCAGCCGCGTCGGCCGCATTGTCGTTCGCAAGCTTATGCTCCGAGGTTACACTGTTAAG GCTTTAGTGAGGAAAGCTGAGAAAGAAGTGGTGGACATGCTTCCAACGTCAGTCGAGATTGTGACCGGAGATGTTGGTGAGCCGTCCACGCTCAAAGCTGCTGTGGAAGGCTGCAACAAGATTATATATTGTGCGACGGCTCGCTCCTCGATCACTGGGGATCTTAACAGAGTTGATCATCTCGGTGTTTATAATCTCACCAAAGCATTTCAG GACTACAACAATAAGCTTGCGCAACTACGGTCTGGGAAAAGCAGCAAAAGCAAGCTTTTGATCTCAAAGTTCAAGTCCGAAGATACATTGAATGGGTGGGAAGTCCGTCAAGGAACTTATTTTCAGGACGTTGTTGCCACTAAGTACGATGGAGGAATGGATGCTAAGTTTGAGTTCACTGAGGAAGGTGATGCGGTTTTCTCAG GATATGTTTTCACACGAGGAGGATTTGTAGAACTGTCGAAGAAACTATCACTTCCTCTGGGATGCACCCTTGACAG GTATGAGGGTCTTGTTTTCTCTGTTGGTGGGAATGGGAGATCATATGTAATAATTCTTGAAGCTGGTCCTTTGGCAGACACATCGCAGAGTAAAATGTACTTTGCCAGGATTAGCACAAAAGCTGGATTTTGCAGG GTTAGGGTgccattttcatcttttagaCCAGTGAAGCCAGAAGATCCACCACTTGATCCATTCCTTGTACACACCTTGACTATCCGCTTTGAGCCAAGACGGCAG AGACCGGTCGAAGGACCTGTTGCTGTAAAACAAGACCTGAGAAGCTTCCAGTTGATTCTGGAGTACATCAAAGCTTTGCCT ACTGGGCAAGAAACGGATTTTATCCTAGTTTCATGCACAGGATCAGGAATAGAGTCTACCCGAAGGGAACAGGTGTTGAAGGCCAAAAAG GCCGGCGAAGATTCACTGAGACGATCAGGCCTTGGATACACAATTATTCGCCCCGGTCCCCTCATG GAAGAACCTGGCGGCCAACGAGCTCTCATTTTCGACCAAGGAAACCGGATATCTCAG GGAATAAGCTGCGCAGATGTTGCTGATATATGTGTAAAAGCATTGCACGACTCAACAGCAAGAAACAAGAGCTTTGAT GTGTGTTACGAGTATGTAGCCGAACCTGGGAAGGAGCTCTACGAGCTG GTTGCTCATTTACCTGACAAAGCAAATAACTATCTAACGCCGGCCCTCTCGGTTCTTGAGAAGAACACCTAA
- the LOC105169240 gene encoding 7-deoxyloganetin glucosyltransferase-like: MKPHAVLIPYPAQGHIAPILKLAKLLHSRGFYITFVNTEFNHNRLVRARGPESVQGLKDFQFRTIPDGLPVSDKDATQDIPQLSDSLRKNGLPPFLDLVKSLNESPDSPNVSCIVSDGVMSFTLDAAEKLNIPEVVFFTTSACGFQAYRYYGELVTRGLFPLKDESQISNGYLETELDFVPGMKNIRLRDFPSFIRSTDPDTIMVHYNILQTANAPRAKGVIINTFDELEKEVLDALRQKFEHVLTIGPLQLLEHEVENQDVKAIGSSLWREDDACIAWLNERAPNSVLYVNFGSITVLSSKQLVEFAWGLANSNQYFLWIIRPDLVSGESAILPEEYLKEVEGRALMVGWCSQEQVLAHPSVGGFLTHSGWNSTIEGISEGVPMICWPFFAEQQTNCRYVCRDWAMGLEIEGEVEREKVGELVKVLMEGEKGKEMRKKALEWKDKAQAAAKPGGSSYHNLEFLVNEILLKN, translated from the exons ATGAAGCCGCACGCTGTATTGATCCCATATCCCGCACAAGGCCATATAGCCCCTATCCTTAAACTAGCCAAGTTGCTGCACTCGCGAGGGTTCTATATCACGTTCGTCAACACCGAATTCAATCACAACCGTCTCGTACGGGCCCGAGGGCCTGAATCTGTGCAGGGCCTGAAGGATTTCCAGTTCAGGACAATCCCTGACGGGCTGCCGGTCTCCGACAAGGATGCTACCCAGGATATACCTCAACTTTCCGATTCGCTTAGGAAGAATGGCCTGCCGCCATTCTTGGACCTCGTTAAGAGTCTCAATGAGTCACCTGATTCCCCAAATGTTAGTTGCATAGTGTCGGATGGGGTGATGAGCTTCACTCTTGATGCTGCTGAAAAGCTGAATATTCCAGAGGTGGTCTTCTTCACTACCAGTGCTTGTGGCTTCCAGGCTTACCGTTACTACGGCGAACTTGTCACCCGAGGGCTATTTCCACTTAAAG ATGAAAGTCAAATAAGTAATGGATATCTGGAAACCGAGCTAGATTTCGTACCAGGGATGAAAAACATTAGGCTAAGAGACTTTCCAAGTTTCATCCGATCAACGGATCCTGATACTATTATGGTCCACTACAATATTTTGCAGACAGCAAACGCGCCTAGGGCCAAGGGCGTGATAATCAACACGTTCGATGAATTGGAGAAGGAAGTCTTGGATGCCCTCAGGCAAAAATTCGAACATGTTTTGACCATAGGCCCACTCCAATTGCTCGAGCACGAGGTTGAAAATCAAGATGTAAAGGCCATCGGCTCGAGCTTGTGGAGAGAAGACGACGCATGCATTGCATGGCTCAATGAGAGGGCGCCAAATTCCGTGTTGTATGTGAATTTTGGTAGCATCACTGTTTTGTCTTCCAAGCAGCTGGTCGAGTTTGCTTGGGGGCTGGCTAACAGCAACCAGTACTTCCTCTGGATCATTAGGCCTGATTTGGTGAGTGGGGAGTCCGCAATTTTGCCGGAAGAGTACTTGAAGGAGGTCGAGGGGCGAGCCTTGATGGTGGGGTGGTGCTCCCAAGAGCAAGTGCTGGCCCACCCGTCGGTCGGTGGATTCTTGACGCACTCCGGATGGAACTCGACGATAGAGGGTATATCGGAGGGCGTGCCGATGATATGTTGGCCGTTTTTCGCTGAGCAGCAAACAAACTGTCGATACGTGTGCAGGGATTGGGCAATGGGGTTGGAAATCGAGGGGGAGGTGGAGAGGGAGAAGGTGGGGGAGTTGGTGAAAGTTTTGATGGAGGGGGAGAAGGGGAAGGAGATGAGGAAGAAGGCACTAGAGTGGAAAGACAAGGCTCAAGCAGCTGCTAAGCCTGGTGGCTCTTCTTACCACAACTTGGAGTTTTTGGTCAATGAGATACTCCTCAAGAACTAG
- the LOC105169241 gene encoding LOW QUALITY PROTEIN: 7-deoxyloganetin glucosyltransferase-like (The sequence of the model RefSeq protein was modified relative to this genomic sequence to represent the inferred CDS: substituted 2 bases at 2 genomic stop codons) gives MEYSTHKPHAVCIPLPAQGHINPMLSLAKLLHSRGFYITFVHTEFNYHKLHDSASLESTSVEDFQFETVSDGLPPDNLRGILDLPALACSVPVHTLESFRQLIKKLNSSPLLPPVSCIVSDGVMGFTLKVAREFGIPEILFFTSSACGVLGYLQFEKLIEKGYFPLKDESYLCNGYLDATTVEWTTPMGSIRLRDLPTFLRTTNADDILFNYNMEAVNNAVKTGSIILNTFDELEQEVLDVLKTKFPNLYTVGPLPLLCQQICDQKLESIKSSLWREDEKXXEWLEGKQARSVVYVNYGSLVIMTPKQLHEFAWGLANSKYPFLWVIRPNLVNGGTEVISQDFLDEIKGRALILDWCPQEKVLSHPSVGAFLTHCGWNSTLESICQGIPIVCWPFFAEQQMNCLYACTQWGIGVEIDADVERGEVEGLLRELMEGRKGVELREKVLEWKKRGERASRPGGSSYVNFDLLVENLKGGMHICQP, from the exons ATGGAGTACTCTACCCACAAACCTCACGCAGTGTGCATCCCTCTTCCAGCCCAAGGCCACATCAACCCCATGCTCAGCCTCGCCAAGCTCCTCCACTCTAGAGGCTTTTACATCACATTCGTCCACACAGAATTCAACTACCATAAACTACACGACTCAGCTTCTTTGGAGAGTACTAGTGTTGAGGATTTCCAGTTCGAGACGGTCTCTGATGGGCTGCCTCCCGACAACCTCAGAGGCATTCTTGACCTTCCTGCCTTAGCCTGCTCCGTGCCCGTACACACCCTGGAATCCTTCCGACAACTCATTAAGAAGCTCAACTCTTCACCTCTTCTGCCACCTGTTTCTTGCATAGTGTCTGATGGTGTGATGGGTTTCACGTTGAAGGTTGCCCGAGAGTTTGGGATTCCggagattttgttttttacttcGAGTGCTTGTGGGGTGTTGGGTTATCTTCAGTTTGAGAAGCTGATTGAGAAGGGCTATTTCCCATTAAAGG ATGAGAGCTACTTGTGCAATGGATATCTTGATGCTACTACAGTGGAATGGACGACACCGATGGGCAGCATTCGATTGAGGGATCTTCCGACCTTCCTCCGCACGACAAATGCAGACGACATATTGTTCAACTACAACATGGAGGCGGTAAACAATGCCGTCAAAACAGGAAGCATAATTCTCAACACATTTGATGAGTTGGAGCAAGAAGTCTTGGATGTCTTGAAAACCAAGTTTCCCAATCTGTACACAGTGGGGCCATTACCGTTACTCTGTCAGCAAATCTGCGACCAGAAACTAGAGTCCATTAAGTCAAGCTTGTGGAGAGAAGATGAGAAATGATAGGAATGGTTGGAAGGGAAACAGGCAAGATCAGTTGTTTATGTGAACTATGGGAGCCTAGTGATAATGACTCCCAAACAGTTGCATGAGTTTGCATGGGGATTGGCTAATAGCAAGTACCCATTCTTGTGGGTGATTAGGCCTAATCTTGTGAATGGTGGGACTGAAGTCATATCGCAAGATTTCTTGGATGAGATCAAGGGGAGAGCGCTGATACTGGATTGGTGCCCACAAGAAAAAGTGCTTAGCCATCCTTCGGTTGGGGCATTTCTAACGCATTGTGGGTGGAATTCGACGTTAGAAAGCATTTGTCAGGGCATACCGATAGTCTGTTGGCCATTTTTCGCTGAGCAGCAGATGAATTGTCTGTATGCGTGCACACAATGGGGGATTGGAGTGGAGATTGATGCTGATGTTGAGAGGGGGGAGGTTGAGGGGCTCTTGAGGGAGTTGATGGAAGGGAGAAAGGGAGTGGAGTTGAGGGAGAAGGTTTTGGAGTGGAAGAAGAGAGGTGAGAGGGCTTCAAGACCTGGTGGCTCTTCTTAcgttaattttgatttgttagTGGAAAATCTCAAAGGGGGGATGCATATTTGTCAGCCCTAG
- the LOC105169242 gene encoding uncharacterized protein LOC105169242 isoform X2, producing the protein MFYYRSIVFWIERRSNFPPSCCKFLYLISSVFHEAPDYLKQLIRKTRALTDKPFGVAVVLAFPHEENIRAILEEKVAVLQVYWGECSQDLVLQAHQAGVKIVPQVGSFEEAKKAVRVGVDAIIVQGLEAGGHVIGQDGLITLLPRVVDLVRGHKIPVIAAGGIVDERGYVAALALGAQGVALGTRFLATAESYAHPLYKRKLVELHKTEYTDVFGRARWPGAPHRVLKTPFFMDWRNLPSHENETNQPIIGRSLIHGVEKEIRRFAGTVPNATTTGDIESMVMYAGQGVGLIREILPASAVIKRLVKGAQDLIQEEFSSEKTSEEQI; encoded by the exons ATGTTCTACTATAGATCAATTGTCTTTTGGATTGAACGAAGAAGCAACTTCCCTCCCAGTTGTTGCAAATTCTTATACCTAATAAGCAGTGTTTTCCAT GAGGCACCAGATTATCTGAAACAACTTATAAGGAAGACCAGAGCTTTGACTGATAAACCATTCGGGGTGGCTGTTGTTCTTGCGTTTCCTCATGAGGAGAACATAAGGGCCATACTGGAAGAGAAGGTTGCAGTTTTGCAGGTTTACTGGGGTGAATGTTCACAAGATCTTGTACTTCAGGCTCATCAAGCTGGGGTCAAGATTGTACCTCAA GTTGGGAGCTTTGAAGAGGCAAAGAAAGCTGTTCGTGTGGGTGTAGATGCAATAATTGTTCAAGGACTGGAAGCGGGAGGGCATGTCATTGGTCAG GATGGCTTAATCACTTTGTTGCCAAGAGTAGTTGATCTCGTCCGTGGTCATAAAATTCCTGTAATTGCTGCTGGCGGGATAGTCGATGAGCGCGGTTACGTAGCTGCTCTGGCCCTTGGAGCACAGGGTGTTGCACTAGGCACCAG ATTCCTTGCAACAGCGGAGAGCTATGCTCACCCTCTCTACAAGAGGAAGTTGGTTGAACTACATAAAACTGAGTACACAGATGTTTTTGGCCGGGCAAGGTGGCCCGGCGCACCTCATCGTGTCCTAAAAACTCCATTTTTCATGGACTGGAGAAACCTTCCGAGTCATGAGAATGAGACCAATCAGCCCATCATTGGCCGTTCACTCATACATGGAGTG GAAAAAGAGATTCGTCGTTTTGCTGGCACTGTTCCGAATGCAACAACAACAGGTGATATTGAAAGTATGGTTATGTATGCGGGACAAGGTGTCGGCCTCATCAGGGAAATTTTACCGGCAAGTGCAGTTATAAAAAGACTGGTTAAAGGGGCTCAAGATTTGATCCAAGAAGAGTTTTCTTCTGAGAAAACCTCTGAAGAGCAGATTTAG